Part of the Candidatus Binatus sp. genome is shown below.
TGACAACAGAAGCGAAGGGCATGAATCCCTGGCGGCGTTCGATCGCCGATTACACCGATCGCCGCGTGCTGCTGATCCTGCCGTTGGGCTTCGCCAGCGGACTGCCGCTGCTGCTGACCTTTTCGACCCTGTCGGCCTGGTTCGCCACTGCTGGCGTCAGCCGTGCCGCGATCGGCGCCTTCGCCCTGGTCGGCACACCGTATGCCTTCAAGTTCCTGTGGTCGCCGCTGATCGATCGGCTGCCGCCGCCGATTCCGCTTGGACGACGGCGCGGCTGGGGCATCGCGATTCAGCTCGCACTCATTGCCGCGACGCTCGCTCTGGGTTCATGCAACCCGCAGGTCGATCTCGCGCTCATGGGGGCGCTGGCGCTGCTGGTCGCATTCCTTTCGGCGAGCCAGGACGTCGTTATCGACGCGTATCGGGTCGAGATCCTCACCCCCGAGCAGCAAGGGCCCGGCGCCGCCATGATCCAGACCGGGTACCGGATCGCGATGCTGGTCTCGGGCGCCGGCGCGCTGATCGTTGCGGCCCGCTACGGTTGGTTCGCGGCCTACGCCACGATGGCGGCGCTGCTGGGCGTGGGGATGCTCGTGTTTATTCTCGGACCCGAGCCGACGACGCCGCCACAGGTCGAGCCGCATGCCGCAACGCGAGGATGGGATGCGCTCCGCGATTGGCTCGCGACTGCGGTTACGGGGCCGTTTGCCGACTTCATGCGGCGGCCGAGGTGGCCGGCGATCGTCCTTTTCATCGTCGGTTACAAGCTCGGCGAAGCGATGGCGGGCGTGATGGCGATGCCGCTCTACATCTCGCTCGGTTTCTCGCTCAACGAGATCGCCGCCGTCTCCAAGCTGGTCGGATTCTTCGCGACTGTTGCCGGCGCGCTGATCGGCGGCGTGGTGACCTCGAAGCTCGGCGTGATGCGCGCCCTCATACTGTGCGGGCTTCTCCAGTCGGCCGGCAATTTGTTCTACGTGCTGCAGGCGGTGGGCGGCCATCGGCTCGACTATCTCGCGCTCTGCGTCGCCGCCGAGAACCTGACGGGCGCGATGGCGGGCACCGCGCTGGTGGCATATCTCTCCGGCCTATGCTCACCCGCGTTCACCGCTACTCAGTACGCGCTGCTGTCTTCACTGGCAGCGGTGGGGCGCACGATTGTCGCGTCTTCGGGAGGCGTGCTGGCGGACAAGCTCGGTTGGGTGCCGTTCTTCATCCTCACGACAGTCGCGACGCTCCCGGCGCTGGTGCTGCTGATCTGGATCGCGCGGCGCGACGCCAGGCCCGTGCCTGG
Proteins encoded:
- a CDS encoding AmpG family muropeptide MFS transporter yields the protein MTTEAKGMNPWRRSIADYTDRRVLLILPLGFASGLPLLLTFSTLSAWFATAGVSRAAIGAFALVGTPYAFKFLWSPLIDRLPPPIPLGRRRGWGIAIQLALIAATLALGSCNPQVDLALMGALALLVAFLSASQDVVIDAYRVEILTPEQQGPGAAMIQTGYRIAMLVSGAGALIVAARYGWFAAYATMAALLGVGMLVFILGPEPTTPPQVEPHAATRGWDALRDWLATAVTGPFADFMRRPRWPAIVLFIVGYKLGEAMAGVMAMPLYISLGFSLNEIAAVSKLVGFFATVAGALIGGVVTSKLGVMRALILCGLLQSAGNLFYVLQAVGGHRLDYLALCVAAENLTGAMAGTALVAYLSGLCSPAFTATQYALLSSLAAVGRTIVASSGGVLADKLGWVPFFILTTVATLPALVLLIWIARRDARPVPGSRNTTFV